In the genome of Cryptomeria japonica unplaced genomic scaffold, Sugi_1.0 HiC_scaffold_1307, whole genome shotgun sequence, one region contains:
- the LOC131873247 gene encoding NAC domain-containing protein 101-like: MPGRSWLGLWILAGKFLWSFDVGFGDVFLHMPEDLDIGLLNFLVVVYDWKELAGIVDFGISNLAILFFKLPVLCDALSCICCLRRNIEHLITMNALISGLPLGYRFRPTEEELLDYYLKKRIASERIDMDLIRDIDLYKIEPWDLQEIYGEDAREWYVFNKNNKKGSRICRSTAGGYWKETGKDKPIYSKQAGGRHQIGQRKILVFYKGRSSKGQRSEWIMHEYRRGATPQATKFTL, encoded by the exons ATGCCTGGAAGGAGTTGGTTGGGATTGTGGATTTTGGCTGGGAAGTTTCTTTGGAGTTTTGATGTTGGATTTGGGGATGTTTTCTTGCATATGCCTGAAGATTTGGATATTGGCCTTTTGAATTTTCTTGTTGTTGTGTATGACTGGAAGGAGTTGGCTGGGATTGTGGATTTTGGCATCTCAAATTTGGCTATACTTTTCTTCAAACTACCAG TTCTGTGTGATGCTCTTTCTTGTATTTGTTGTCTCCGAAG GAATATCGAGCATCTCATCACAATGAACGCACTTATATCCGGCCTGCCTCTAGGTTACAGGTTTCGACCCACCGAGGAAGAGCTGCTTGATTATTATCTGAAAAAGAGAATTGCCTCAGAAAGGATTGACATGGACCTTATCAGGGATATCGATCTCTATAAAATTGAACCTTGGGATCTCCAAG AGATATATGGGGAAGATGCTAGAGAATGGTACGTGTTCAACAAGAATAATAAGAAAGGCAGTCGCATATGTAGATCCACAGCAGGTGGTTACTGGAAGGAAACAGGAAAGGATAAGCCAATATACTCGAAGCAGGCAGGTGGAAGACATCAGATTGGACAGAGAAAGATTTTAGTCTTCTACAAAGGCCGTTCCTCCAAAGGACAAAGATCAGAGTGGATCATGCATGAATACAGACGTGGCGCAACTCCTCAGGCAACTAaattcactttgtag